One Nonomuraea angiospora DNA segment encodes these proteins:
- a CDS encoding cytidine deaminase, whose translation MSTINWDGLRFEATQAMHNAYAPYSKFPVGAAALVDDGRVVTGCNVENASYGLGLCAECGLVSALQATGGGRLVAFTCVDGHGELLMPCGRCRQLLYEFGGEDLLVETVDGPKRMAEILPYAFGPQDLSRSA comes from the coding sequence TTGAGCACCATCAACTGGGACGGCCTGCGTTTCGAGGCCACGCAGGCCATGCACAACGCGTACGCGCCGTACTCGAAGTTCCCCGTGGGCGCGGCGGCGCTGGTGGACGACGGGCGGGTCGTCACGGGCTGCAACGTCGAGAACGCCTCCTACGGCCTGGGCCTGTGCGCAGAGTGCGGCCTGGTGTCGGCGCTGCAGGCGACGGGCGGCGGCCGGCTGGTGGCCTTCACCTGCGTGGACGGGCACGGTGAGCTGCTGATGCCGTGCGGGCGCTGCCGCCAGCTGCTGTACGAGTTCGGTGGCGAGGACCTGCTGGTCGAGACCGTGGACGGGCCGAAGCGGATGGCGGAGATCCTGCCGTACGCGTTCGGCCCCCAGGACCTCAGCCGGAGCGCCTGA
- a CDS encoding MFS transporter produces the protein MSSSSSRWGALAVLCAVIFLDALDVSMVGVALPAIQHDLGLSTSSLQWVVSGYVLGYGGLLLLGGRTADLLGRRRVFLVALGVFAVASLLGGIVDDGGLLIAARFVKGVAAAFTAPAALSIITTTFPEGPERNKALSIFTASGASGYSLGLVLSGLLTEIGWRWTLLMPVPVALLALLVAPRVLRGRDERAEGGHDLIGAVLITASMLLLVFTVVQAPEAGWTSLQTIGSLVAVAVLIGLFVFTERRMKHPLVRLGILRSGHIVRANLGLLILMGSYVAFQFVAMQYFQNLLGWSALGTALAFLPAGLLVALTSTKMGDFADRFGTGKLIVIGSAALAGGYAMFLGIDRTPSLGGMVIPGMILMGIAFALSFPSLNIQATTGVDDDEQGLASGLLNTSGQVGGAIVLAVVTAVLTAGGGETLSIGSLRSAIVVSLVLALVGLAISATGLRARKAQAVESESVKVYETV, from the coding sequence ATGTCCTCTTCCTCATCCCGTTGGGGCGCGCTCGCCGTGCTCTGCGCAGTGATCTTCCTTGACGCCCTTGACGTCTCGATGGTCGGTGTCGCCCTGCCCGCCATTCAGCACGACCTGGGCCTGAGTACCTCATCTCTGCAGTGGGTGGTCAGCGGCTACGTGCTCGGCTACGGCGGTCTTCTTTTGCTCGGGGGCAGGACCGCCGACCTGCTCGGGCGGCGCAGGGTGTTCCTGGTCGCTCTGGGTGTCTTCGCCGTGGCGTCGTTGCTCGGTGGCATTGTGGACGACGGCGGGTTGCTGATCGCGGCCCGGTTCGTCAAGGGTGTGGCCGCCGCGTTCACCGCACCCGCGGCTTTGTCGATCATCACGACGACTTTTCCCGAGGGGCCGGAGCGCAACAAGGCGTTGAGCATCTTCACCGCCTCCGGCGCCAGCGGCTACTCGCTGGGCCTCGTGCTGTCCGGCCTGCTCACCGAGATCGGCTGGCGCTGGACGCTGCTGATGCCGGTTCCCGTGGCACTGCTCGCGCTGCTGGTCGCGCCGCGGGTGCTGCGCGGCCGTGACGAGCGGGCCGAAGGCGGTCACGACCTGATCGGCGCCGTGCTGATCACCGCCTCCATGCTGCTGCTGGTGTTCACGGTCGTGCAGGCGCCCGAGGCCGGCTGGACCTCGCTGCAGACCATCGGCTCGCTGGTGGCGGTGGCCGTGTTGATCGGCCTGTTCGTCTTCACCGAGCGGCGGATGAAGCACCCGCTGGTGCGCCTCGGCATCCTGCGCTCCGGCCACATCGTCCGCGCCAACCTGGGGCTGCTCATCCTCATGGGCTCGTACGTGGCCTTCCAGTTCGTGGCGATGCAGTACTTCCAGAATCTCCTCGGCTGGTCGGCCCTCGGCACCGCCCTGGCGTTCCTGCCCGCCGGCCTGCTGGTCGCGCTCACCTCGACCAAGATGGGCGACTTCGCCGACAGGTTCGGCACCGGCAAGCTGATCGTCATCGGCTCCGCCGCGCTGGCCGGCGGGTACGCGATGTTCCTCGGCATCGACCGCACCCCCAGCCTGGGCGGCATGGTGATCCCGGGCATGATCCTGATGGGCATCGCGTTCGCGCTGTCGTTCCCCTCCCTGAACATCCAGGCCACCACCGGCGTGGACGACGACGAGCAAGGGCTGGCCTCCGGGCTGCTCAACACCTCCGGCCAGGTGGGCGGCGCGATCGTGCTGGCCGTGGTCACCGCCGTGCTCACCGCGGGCGGCGGCGAGACGCTCTCGATCGGCTCGCTGCGCTCGGCGATCGTGGTCTCGCTGGTGCTGGCCCTGGTCGGGCTGGCGATCTCGGCGACCGGGCTGCGCGCCCGCAAGGCCCAGGCCGTCGAGAGCGAGAGCGTCAAGGTCTACGAGACGGTCTGA
- a CDS encoding ABC transporter permease produces MPAGLNRALLTVAGAVVAIVLAIAISSVAIIAAGASPLDAFAAFFDFGATPRAVSNGIAAFLNRAVPLFIAGLAVAVGFRMNLFNIGVEGQYRLAAIVAAFVGSTFEAPAPIQIAVIIVVAAAVGGLYALIPAVMKVTRGVNEVIATIMLNYVAINLAAYLVRGPFAGQRAAGQLTTTTPQLPESAMFPNLNFLFDGFGLLPPTRGGGLWGFLIVAIVLGVVIWVLLERTRFGFSVKASGLNGPAALASGVNPKTMVIAAMVLSGAIAGLIGLPELLGDKGAFNSNFTPGLGFLGIAVALLGRNKPVGIAVAALLFAFLDRAQGPLQIANVPPSVITIIQGVTVLLVVVANEVTNRLALRLEERRAAQQLSSKTPVEVAA; encoded by the coding sequence ATGCCCGCCGGGCTCAACCGGGCGCTGCTCACCGTGGCGGGCGCCGTCGTCGCCATCGTCCTCGCGATCGCGATCTCCAGCGTGGCGATCATCGCGGCGGGCGCCAGCCCGCTCGACGCGTTCGCCGCCTTCTTCGACTTCGGCGCGACGCCGCGGGCCGTCTCCAACGGCATCGCGGCCTTCCTCAACCGGGCCGTGCCCCTGTTCATCGCCGGTCTCGCGGTGGCCGTCGGCTTCCGCATGAACCTCTTCAACATCGGCGTGGAGGGCCAGTACCGGCTCGCGGCCATCGTCGCGGCGTTCGTGGGCTCGACGTTCGAGGCGCCCGCGCCGATCCAGATCGCGGTGATCATCGTGGTCGCCGCGGCCGTCGGCGGCCTCTACGCGCTGATCCCCGCGGTCATGAAGGTGACCAGGGGCGTGAACGAGGTCATCGCCACGATCATGCTGAACTACGTCGCGATCAACCTGGCCGCCTACCTCGTCCGCGGCCCCTTCGCGGGCCAGCGCGCCGCGGGCCAGCTCACCACGACCACGCCGCAGCTGCCCGAGTCGGCGATGTTCCCCAACCTGAACTTCCTGTTCGACGGGTTCGGCCTGCTCCCGCCCACGCGCGGCGGCGGCCTGTGGGGCTTCCTGATCGTGGCGATCGTGCTCGGCGTGGTGATCTGGGTGCTGCTGGAGCGGACCCGGTTCGGCTTCAGCGTCAAGGCCAGCGGCCTCAACGGCCCGGCCGCGCTCGCCTCCGGCGTGAACCCCAAGACGATGGTCATCGCGGCGATGGTGCTGTCCGGCGCGATCGCCGGGCTCATCGGCCTGCCCGAGCTCCTCGGCGACAAGGGCGCCTTCAACTCCAACTTCACCCCCGGCCTGGGCTTCCTCGGCATCGCGGTGGCGCTGCTCGGCAGGAACAAGCCCGTCGGCATCGCGGTCGCCGCGCTGCTGTTCGCCTTCCTCGACCGGGCGCAGGGCCCGCTGCAGATCGCGAACGTCCCGCCGTCCGTCATCACGATCATCCAGGGCGTCACCGTCCTGCTGGTCGTCGTGGCCAACGAGGTGACGAACCGGCTCGCGCTCAGACTCGAGGAGCGCCGGGCCGCCCAGCAGCTCAGCAGCAAGACCCCGGTTGAGGTGGCAGCATGA
- a CDS encoding BMP family lipoprotein: MLGKRFNRMAIGSVAGVMLMAVAACGGGGGGTTASEAPSSAGASSEASKGALKVGLAFDVGGRGDKSFNDAAYAGLEKAKTDLSADIKELSPAADGSNRGDLLRQLADAGYNPIIGVGFAYGDDIKKTAAEYPDIQFAVVDSASNGPNVTGLLFAEEQGSYLAGVAAATKSKSNHVGFVGGVENDLIKKFEAGFVAGVKSVKPDAKIDIKYLTPDGDFTGFKAPDKGKVAAEKMYQDGADIVYHASGDSGLGVFQAAAAAKKKAIGVDSDQRQTVKETDLQGVIMTSMLKRVDVGVFEFIKAFQGGAKGGSNITYDLKVDGVGLSTTGGEIDDIKDKLDAAKKDIVDGKITVPSKP, encoded by the coding sequence TCGGCTCGGTAGCCGGGGTCATGCTCATGGCAGTTGCCGCCTGTGGCGGCGGTGGCGGGGGCACCACGGCCAGCGAGGCGCCGAGCAGCGCCGGCGCGAGCAGTGAGGCGTCCAAGGGCGCGCTCAAGGTCGGACTGGCGTTCGACGTCGGCGGCCGGGGCGACAAGTCCTTCAACGACGCGGCCTACGCCGGTCTGGAGAAGGCCAAGACGGACCTCAGCGCCGACATCAAGGAGCTGAGCCCGGCGGCCGACGGCTCCAACCGTGGCGACCTGCTGCGCCAGCTCGCCGACGCGGGTTACAACCCGATCATCGGCGTCGGCTTCGCGTACGGCGACGACATCAAGAAGACGGCGGCCGAGTATCCCGACATCCAGTTCGCGGTGGTCGACTCCGCCTCCAACGGGCCCAACGTGACCGGCCTGCTGTTCGCCGAGGAGCAGGGCTCCTACCTGGCGGGCGTCGCGGCGGCCACCAAGTCCAAGTCCAACCACGTGGGCTTCGTCGGCGGCGTCGAGAACGACCTGATCAAGAAGTTCGAGGCGGGCTTCGTGGCCGGCGTGAAGTCGGTCAAGCCGGACGCCAAGATCGACATCAAGTACCTCACCCCCGACGGTGACTTCACCGGCTTCAAGGCCCCCGACAAGGGCAAGGTCGCGGCCGAGAAGATGTACCAGGACGGCGCCGACATCGTCTACCACGCCTCCGGCGACTCCGGCCTGGGCGTGTTCCAGGCGGCTGCCGCGGCCAAGAAGAAGGCCATCGGCGTCGACTCCGACCAGCGCCAGACGGTCAAGGAGACCGACCTGCAGGGCGTCATCATGACCTCGATGCTCAAGCGCGTCGACGTCGGCGTGTTCGAGTTCATCAAGGCCTTCCAGGGCGGCGCCAAGGGCGGCTCCAACATCACGTACGACCTCAAGGTCGACGGCGTGGGCCTGTCCACCACCGGCGGCGAGATCGACGACATCAAGGACAAGCTCGACGCGGCCAAGAAGGACATCGTCGACGGCAAAATCACGGTTCCGTCGAAGCCGTAA
- a CDS encoding ABC transporter ATP-binding protein — translation MSADTLATAKPAVELEGITKRFPGVVANHDIRITVEPGTVHAIVGENGAGKSTLMKILYGMQKPDEGTIRINGAEVSFRTPSDAIDVGIGMVHQHFMLADNLTVLENIILGAEPKKIGMLDTASARKRITELADSHGLRVDPDKLVEDLGVGDRQRVEILKVLYRGARILILDEPTAVLVPQEVEELFQNLRELKADGLTVIFISHKLDEVLGIADAITVIRRGTTVASVDPGDVTARQLAELMVGSELPTPETRESTVTDVVALRVAQVTMEAEGYHAAADPAKLREEGKRLLLDDVSFEIHRGEILGIAGVEGNGQSELIEAIMGIRPAHGSIELDGQDISQWSTLKRRESGIGYIPEDRHRQGLLLEASLWENRVLGHQTRKPARSGIWINRRASKADTERIVKDYDVRTPGVDTLALALSGGNQQKLIVGREMSGEPRFLIAAHPTRGVDVGAQAAIWDHLRDARAAGLAVLLISADLDELIGLSDTLRVIYRGRLVATLDPSDITPERLGGYMTGAIAGTEET, via the coding sequence ATGAGTGCTGACACCCTGGCCACGGCGAAACCCGCTGTAGAGCTGGAGGGCATCACCAAGCGTTTCCCCGGTGTCGTCGCGAACCATGACATCCGCATCACCGTCGAACCAGGGACGGTGCACGCCATCGTCGGGGAGAACGGCGCGGGCAAGTCAACGCTGATGAAGATCCTTTACGGCATGCAGAAGCCGGACGAGGGCACCATCAGGATCAACGGCGCCGAGGTCAGTTTCCGTACGCCGAGCGACGCCATCGACGTCGGCATCGGCATGGTCCACCAGCACTTCATGCTGGCCGACAACCTCACCGTGCTCGAGAACATCATCCTCGGCGCCGAGCCGAAGAAGATCGGCATGCTCGACACGGCCTCCGCCCGGAAACGCATCACCGAGCTGGCCGACAGCCACGGCCTGCGGGTCGACCCCGACAAGCTCGTGGAGGACCTCGGCGTCGGCGACCGCCAGCGCGTCGAGATCCTCAAGGTCCTCTACCGAGGCGCGCGCATCCTCATCCTCGACGAGCCGACGGCCGTGCTCGTGCCGCAGGAGGTCGAGGAGCTCTTCCAGAACCTGCGCGAGCTCAAGGCCGACGGTCTGACCGTCATCTTCATCTCCCACAAGCTCGACGAGGTGCTCGGCATCGCCGACGCGATCACCGTGATCCGGCGCGGCACCACGGTCGCGAGCGTGGACCCCGGCGACGTCACGGCGCGCCAGCTCGCCGAGCTGATGGTCGGCAGCGAGCTGCCCACGCCCGAGACCCGCGAGTCCACGGTGACCGACGTCGTGGCGCTGCGGGTCGCCCAGGTCACCATGGAGGCCGAGGGCTACCACGCCGCCGCCGACCCGGCCAAGCTGCGCGAAGAAGGCAAACGGCTGCTCCTCGACGACGTGTCGTTCGAGATCCACCGGGGCGAGATCCTCGGCATCGCCGGGGTCGAGGGCAACGGCCAGTCCGAGCTGATCGAGGCGATCATGGGCATCCGGCCCGCGCACGGCAGCATCGAGCTGGACGGCCAGGACATCAGCCAATGGTCCACGCTCAAGCGCAGAGAGTCCGGCATCGGCTACATCCCGGAGGACCGGCACCGGCAGGGCCTGCTGCTGGAGGCCTCGCTGTGGGAGAACCGCGTGCTCGGCCACCAGACCAGGAAGCCCGCGCGCAGCGGCATCTGGATCAACCGGCGGGCCTCGAAGGCCGACACCGAGCGCATCGTCAAGGACTACGACGTACGCACGCCCGGCGTCGACACGCTGGCCCTGGCCCTGTCGGGCGGCAACCAGCAGAAGCTGATCGTGGGCCGCGAGATGAGCGGCGAGCCGAGGTTCCTCATCGCCGCCCACCCGACCAGAGGCGTGGACGTCGGCGCGCAGGCCGCCATCTGGGACCACCTGCGCGATGCCAGGGCCGCCGGGCTGGCCGTGTTGCTCATCTCCGCCGACCTCGACGAGCTGATCGGCCTGTCCGACACGCTCAGGGTGATCTACCGCGGGCGGCTCGTGGCCACGCTCGACCCTTCCGACATCACGCCCGAGCGGCTGGGCGGCTACATGACCGGCGCCATCGCCGGCACTGAGGAGACGTGA
- a CDS encoding ABC transporter permease: protein MTRLSKYHLTLVGVAALILLMSLVRVASGQNDITSSGTFAAALLLAVPIGLAGLGGLWAERAGVVNIGLEGMMVLGTWFAGWAGYQWGAWAALLAGLLGGALGGLLHAVATVTFGVDHIVSGVAINLLGPGVTRFLSEVFYKDGTAAADAGAGFTGSPAITSPAPSVSLPLLSDGPDLLGRLEGTHWFLLSDLAGILRGLTHDVNVLVVLAVLLLPVTFFVLWHTAFGLRLRSAGENPWAAESLGVNVYRIKYLAVVMSGAFAGLGGVFLVFVSNKYVEGQTQGRGFIGLAAMIFGNWRPGGLAIGSSLFGYASGLQLRSTGAITSFFLFAAVLLLIYLVMKVRRMLSPGRPAELAARGVREYTLMAVAAAGMIVLFWLWLTVDQLPNEFVYMTPHVLTLLVLLVASQRLRMPKADGVRYRRGEQH, encoded by the coding sequence ATGACCAGGCTAAGCAAGTACCACCTGACGCTCGTCGGAGTCGCCGCGCTCATCCTGCTGATGTCGCTGGTACGCGTCGCGTCCGGCCAGAACGACATCACCTCGTCCGGCACGTTCGCCGCGGCCCTGCTGCTCGCGGTGCCGATCGGCCTGGCCGGTCTCGGCGGCCTGTGGGCCGAGCGGGCCGGCGTGGTCAACATCGGCCTCGAAGGCATGATGGTGCTCGGCACCTGGTTCGCCGGCTGGGCCGGCTACCAGTGGGGCGCCTGGGCCGCGCTGCTGGCCGGGCTGCTCGGCGGCGCGCTCGGCGGCCTCCTCCACGCCGTCGCGACCGTGACGTTCGGCGTCGACCACATCGTCAGCGGCGTCGCGATCAACCTGCTCGGCCCCGGCGTCACCCGCTTCCTGTCGGAAGTGTTCTACAAGGACGGCACCGCCGCGGCGGACGCCGGCGCGGGCTTCACCGGCTCGCCCGCGATCACCTCGCCGGCGCCGTCGGTCAGCCTGCCACTGCTCTCCGACGGGCCGGACCTCCTGGGCAGGCTGGAAGGGACCCACTGGTTCCTCCTCTCGGACCTGGCGGGCATCCTGCGCGGGCTCACGCACGACGTGAACGTGCTGGTCGTCCTGGCGGTCCTGCTGCTGCCCGTGACCTTCTTCGTGCTCTGGCACACCGCGTTCGGGCTGCGCCTGCGCTCGGCGGGCGAGAACCCGTGGGCGGCCGAGTCGCTGGGCGTGAACGTCTACCGGATCAAGTACCTCGCGGTCGTCATGTCCGGCGCGTTCGCCGGGCTCGGCGGCGTGTTCCTGGTCTTCGTCTCCAACAAGTACGTCGAGGGCCAGACGCAGGGGCGCGGCTTCATCGGCCTGGCGGCCATGATCTTCGGCAACTGGCGTCCGGGCGGGCTCGCCATCGGCTCCTCGCTGTTCGGCTACGCCAGCGGGCTCCAGCTGCGCAGCACCGGGGCCATCACCTCGTTCTTCCTGTTCGCCGCCGTGCTGCTGCTCATCTACCTGGTCATGAAGGTCCGCCGGATGTTGTCGCCCGGCCGGCCCGCCGAGCTCGCGGCCAGGGGCGTCAGGGAATATACGCTGATGGCGGTCGCCGCCGCGGGCATGATCGTGCTCTTCTGGCTCTGGCTGACCGTCGACCAGTTGCCGAACGAGTTCGTCTACATGACACCACACGTGCTCACGCTGCTCGTGCTCCTGGTGGCTTCGCAGCGGCTGCGAATGCCCAAGGCCGACGGCGTGCGCTACCGCCGGGGAGAACAACATTGA
- a CDS encoding thymidine phosphorylase has product MDAIEVIRAKRDGGELTTAQIDWVIDSYTRGVVADEQMSALAMAILLNGMDRREIADWTQAMIRSGERMDWSALDRPTADKHSTGGVGDKITLPLAPLVAACGAYVPQLSGRGLGHTGGTLDKLESIPGWRASLSNGEMLQVLRSAGAVVCAAGSGLAPADKKLYALRDVTGTVESIPLIASSIMSKKIAEGTGSLVLDVKVGSGAFMKTPSAARELAETMVALGTDAGVRTVALLTAMDRPLGLAVGNALEVAESVEVLAGGGPADVVELTVRLAREMLEAAGVPSGKDPAKALADGSAMDAWRRMIAAQGGDPDALLPRAAETLTVEAPASGVVTRLDAYAVGLAAWRLGAGRARKEDPVSFGAGITLHAKPGDLVRAGQPLMTLHADETARFERALEALEGGYAVGSAGEEHLPLVIDRITAP; this is encoded by the coding sequence ATGGACGCGATCGAGGTCATCCGCGCCAAGCGTGACGGCGGCGAGCTGACCACGGCCCAGATCGACTGGGTGATCGACTCCTACACGCGCGGCGTCGTGGCCGACGAGCAGATGTCGGCGCTGGCCATGGCCATCCTGCTGAACGGCATGGACCGCCGGGAGATCGCCGACTGGACCCAGGCCATGATCCGCTCGGGCGAGCGCATGGACTGGTCCGCGCTCGACCGGCCCACCGCCGACAAGCACTCGACCGGCGGCGTCGGCGACAAGATCACGCTGCCGCTGGCGCCCCTGGTGGCGGCGTGCGGGGCGTACGTACCGCAGCTCTCTGGTCGCGGGCTCGGGCACACCGGTGGCACGCTCGACAAGCTCGAGTCGATCCCCGGCTGGCGGGCCTCGCTCTCCAACGGCGAGATGCTGCAGGTCCTGCGCTCGGCGGGCGCGGTCGTGTGCGCGGCCGGGTCGGGGTTGGCACCCGCCGACAAGAAGCTGTACGCGCTGCGCGACGTCACCGGCACCGTCGAGTCGATCCCGCTGATCGCCTCGTCGATCATGTCCAAGAAGATCGCCGAGGGTACCGGCTCGCTGGTCCTCGACGTGAAGGTGGGCTCGGGCGCGTTCATGAAGACCCCTTCGGCGGCTCGCGAACTGGCCGAGACCATGGTGGCCCTGGGCACGGACGCCGGGGTGCGCACCGTGGCCCTGCTGACCGCGATGGACCGGCCGCTGGGCCTGGCCGTAGGGAACGCGCTGGAGGTCGCGGAGTCGGTCGAGGTGCTCGCCGGCGGCGGGCCCGCCGACGTGGTGGAGCTGACGGTACGGCTGGCGCGCGAGATGCTGGAGGCGGCCGGGGTGCCGTCCGGAAAGGACCCCGCCAAGGCCCTCGCCGACGGGTCGGCCATGGACGCGTGGCGGCGGATGATCGCGGCGCAGGGCGGCGACCCGGACGCGCTGCTGCCCCGGGCGGCGGAGACCCTGACCGTGGAGGCGCCCGCGTCTGGGGTGGTGACCCGGCTGGACGCGTACGCCGTGGGCCTGGCCGCCTGGCGCCTGGGCGCCGGACGGGCGCGTAAGGAGGACCCGGTGTCGTTCGGGGCCGGGATCACCCTGCACGCCAAGCCCGGAGACCTGGTGCGGGCGGGGCAGCCGCTGATGACGCTGCACGCGGACGAGACGGCTCGGTTCGAGCGCGCGCTGGAGGCGCTGGAGGGCGGCTACGCGGTGGGCTCGGCGGGCGAGGAACACCTGCCCCTGGTCATCGACCGCATCACCGCCCCCTGA
- a CDS encoding MarR family winged helix-turn-helix transcriptional regulator: protein MDEEFVVDTWHYVLAKHAKAMCALERELGDRHGLGPSEFEVLDRIVHHDRKLRIQELCDEVHLSQSALSRVVARLEKAALVSRGVCDADRRGVFVCITDAGRARHAEALPTQRAVLSEIFSDAPALAR, encoded by the coding sequence ATGGACGAGGAGTTCGTGGTCGACACCTGGCATTACGTCCTGGCGAAGCACGCCAAGGCCATGTGCGCCCTGGAGCGCGAGCTGGGGGATCGACATGGGCTGGGGCCCAGCGAGTTCGAGGTGCTCGACCGGATCGTCCATCATGATCGGAAGCTGCGCATCCAGGAGCTCTGCGACGAGGTCCACCTGAGCCAGAGCGCCCTGTCCCGGGTGGTGGCCCGCCTGGAGAAGGCCGCGCTCGTCTCACGCGGGGTCTGCGACGCGGACCGGCGCGGCGTGTTCGTGTGCATCACGGACGCGGGCCGCGCCCGCCACGCCGAGGCCCTCCCCACCCAGCGCGCCGTCCTCTCGGAAATCTTCTCCGACGCCCCGGCCCTGGCCCGCTGA